TTGGCCCGAAAAATTCGATTTTGAGCTGAGTGCGGAAGAAAAGGAGCTGGGATCGGTCTATCTTTCTAGGCTACGCTATGTGGATGGCCTGCCGACCTTGTTCGAAGAAACCTACATCTCGGACAAGAACTTGCCACGTTTTACGATGCATAATCTGGCAAAGAACTCCTTATTCGATATCTTGAAGAATTATCACCAGGTAGAAGTTAAGGAGGGAGAACAGCGAATTTGGGCGATAGAAGCTTCCCTCGAGCTGGCGAAAATGTTCGACATCGAGGCAAATAAACCCGTGTTACATATGAAGCGGCGCCTGAAGACCAATACAAAAAATCTCTTTATTTATTCATTCTTATACTGTAACACGCAGGATTTTTTTATTCAGGATTATTTTTAGGCACGTGGCACTGGTTCATAGGGTCTGCTGAGCTTTTGCTGCGTTTTCTGTAAGAAGGTTTTCGGGATTCATCTACAGTAGAGATCGCGCAAACGACTCACGCTGCTGGGTGTCTTCCTAACCCAATACTGTTTTCGCATTTATGCTTTTTTCCTTGTTGAGCAGCGGCTTGTACTGCCCGGCCCTTCGTTGAGCTCACAGTTCATCGCGCTAGCCAGAGGCCTTTTTGGATGCGCTGCTATGCTGGAGTTGCTGGCTCTGCTGGGCCTTATGGAACAGACGGCAGTGTGTCTTCGGCCGTCGATGGTTTTGCCTGCTGATCCAGCAAATACTGCCAGATCATTTCTTTATTTTTGCTTGAATTTAAATTGGACGTCAAGATTTCAAAGTTAGTACCGTCGTCATAAAATTGTAGGGATCCACGAATGATCCTTCCCATTTTAGAGATGCCGGTGAACTCAGCGCCCCTCACGCCCGCTTCGATTGTTTCGCAAAATGAGTTTATTTTTGTAATTGTTGCCATATGTTTTTATGATAATAACCCACAACTCTCCAAGAAGTTGTCGGATGGTGTAAGTAGACTGTCATTAGTGAAGTGACTAAGCTATCGAACGTCGGGTAGGTGGGATACAAATGGGCTGTATTTTTCGAAGATAACCTATTGTTCTGCAGTATGGCTAAGGAACGGGCGAGCTAGCGGCGCCCCGGTAAATACGTGTTTGTTTTGCTATTTATACCTCCTAGATGATTTTATACCTGAAATGAGCTAGGCTGCCAACCAATCCCCCCATACTCCGTTCTTTCCATAAACAATAAATTTAAATAGCATGGCAAAACAGAAAGATACCAGTAAGCAAGCAAATGCACATTTGCATGAATTATTTGTTGATGAACTGAGAGACATACTTGGCGCCGAGCGTCAATTGCTTAAAGGGTTAAAGAAAATGGAAAATGCTGCCCAGAGCGAGCAATTGAAAGATGCGTTTAAAACTCACTATCAACAGACTGAAGGGCAAATTGAACGGTTGAAGTCCGTGTTTGAAGAATTGGGTATGAGTGCGCGCGGCAAGAAATGTAAGGCGATGGAGGGGTTACTGGCGGAAGCTGAAGAAATTATTGAAGAATTTCAAGATGACGCAGATGTGATCGACGCGGCATTAATTGCTGCAGCCCAGAAAGTTGAGCATTATGAAATCGCCAGCTACGGATGTGTGGTGACGTACGCCAAATTAATGGGGCATAAACAGGCGCAGGAGACGCTTTTCCAGACGCTTGAAGAGGAAAAGCAGACCGATTCGTTGTTGACCGACATTGCTTTGTCAAGCGCAAATAAAAAGTAAATTGTAAATAGTTAAGTTAATGTGATTGAGAGCCTCCGCTTCATGTGTACATGAATCGGAGGTATTTTTTGCCCCTGTTCTTCGAGTATCAGGCGTCCCTCTAGCAGGTTTGGATTTTTTCGCCTGAAAAAACGGCAACGTTTAGCGTTGGTTAGGTGGAAAGGCCGTTAAATGCTCTTTTGGGGGGCTGGTGCGCTTTGGCGTAGGTATTAAATGAACAATGGCCGGAATTTCTCCCGACCATGGTTTGTGATAAGCATATAAAAGAAAATTATTTGAGATCATAGCGATCCGCATTCATGACCTTATTCCATGCGTCGACAAAATCTTCATAAAACTTATCTTGTGCATCAGCAGACGCATAGACTTCTGCTACCGCGCGAAGTTCTGAGTTCGATCCGAAGACTAAGTCTGCACGGGTAGCAGTCCATCGTGGGTCACCGGTTTTTCTGTCACTGCCTAGATAGATTTCCTTGGATTCATCCATGGCTTTCCATTGGGTTCCCATATCCAGCAGGTTGATGAAGAAATCGTTAGTCAATTGTCCAGGCCGGTCGGTCAAGATACCATTGTTGGAGTTGTCGTAGTTGATATTGATCGAGCGGAGACCTCCCAAAAGAACCGTTAGCTCAGGAGCGGTCAGCTGCAACAGCTGCGCCTTGTCAATGAGAAGCTCTTCGGTGGAGACATCCTTATTTGGTAATTTGCGGTAATTTCTAAAGCCGTCGGCGATCGGCTCCAACCACTTCAATGAGGCCACGTCCGTCATTTCTTGAGGTGCGTCTCCACGGCCAGGGTTAAAAGGAACCGAAAGATCCTTACCGGCGTTTCTTGCTGCTTGCTCAATTCCTGCTGCTCCTGCCAGAATGATCAGATCCGCAAAGGAAATTGTCTTTCCGGTGGCGTTGAATTCTGATTGAAGGTTTTCTAAAGCCTTAAGTACCTTGTCGAGTTGTATAGGGTTGTTTACTTCCCAGTTCTTCATCGGTTCCAGTCGAATGCGCGCACCATTCGCCCCTCCGCGTTTATCCGAGCCGCGGAACGTAGATGCTGAGGCCCATGCCGTTCCGACGAGTTCTGCCACGCTGAGACCGAGTCCTAAAATCTGCTGTTTCAATTGGGCAATATCCCCCTGGGTGACCAGTTCATGCGTCACCTCGGGGATGGGGTCCTGCCACACGAATACCTCTTGAGGAACATCGGGACCCAGGTAGCGTTCTTTCGGTCCCATATCGCGGTGGGTCAATTTAAACCAGGCCTTCCCAAAGGCATCCGCAAACTCATCGGGGTTGTCTAAGAAGCGGCGGCCGATCTTTTCGTAAATTGGGTCTACGCGCAGCGCAATATCGGATGTGAGCATCGTCGGACGGTGTTTTTTCGATGGATCGTGGGCATCGGGAATAATGTTTCCAGTACCTTTCGCTACCCACTGATGGGCGCCCGCGGGTGATTTGGTCAGTTCCCACTCAAATCCATATAGATAGGTAAGAAATAAGTTAGACCATTCGGTAGGTTTGCTCGTCCAAGTGACTTCAAGCCCGGAGGTGATCGTGTCACCGGCATTCCCTGTGCCAAAACTATTTTTCCAGCCAAGGCCTTGCATCTCGAGGTCTGCCGCCTCGGGCTCTGGCCCTACGTGCTCGGCAGAGGCCGCTCCGTGCGTCTTTCCGAAAGTGTGGCCACCAGCGATAAGTGCTAAGGTTTCTTCGTCGTTCATCGCCATTCTGCTGAAGGTATCGCGGATATCAAAAGCCGATGCGGCAGGATCTGGATTTCCGTCGGGACCCTCCGGATTCACATAAATCAATCCCATTTGAACGGCCGCCAGCGGATTTTCCAGGTCGCGACTATGGATTTCCCCATCGGCATTATCATCCGATGAGACCACGCCGCGACCTTCCACCACGCCCTGCGAGCCCTGTGTATAACGGAGATCGCCGCCTAACCAAGTTCTTTCAGACCCCCAGTAGACGTCCATGTCCGGTTCCCATACATCCGGACGTCCGCCAGCGAAACCGATGGTTTTAAATCCCATGGATTCCAGCGCCATGTTTCCCGTCAAGATAATCAGATCCGCCCAGGAAATCTGACGTCCATATTTTTGTTTAATTGGCCATAAAAGGCGTCGTGCTTTGTCAAGAGATACGTTATCAGGCCATGAGTTTAGCGGAGCGAAGCGTTGTTGTCCTGCGCCTGCGCCGCCGCGACCGTCCTGCACGCGGTAGGTACCTGCGCTATGCCATGCCATGCGGATGAACAAAGGACCGTAGTGTCCGAAATCTGCAGGCCACCAATCTTGAGAGTCGGTCATGAGTTGTTTTAGATCTTGCTTAAGCGCTTCTAGATCTAAGCTTTTGAAAGCCTCTGCATAATCAAAATCGGACCCCATCGGGTTGCTCTTTTCGGAATGCTGCTTCAAGATGTGCAAGGGTAATTGGTTGGGCCACCAATCTTTGTTCTGGGTTCCTCTTCCTGCGCTGCCAGTTGCCTTTAAGGTGCCGTTATGAAAAGGACACTTGCTGATGTCTCCATTAGAATGTTCCATAGTAATTGTTCTGTTTTAATATCATTTTTTAATTAGGTTAAAAATAGGAAGATTTACAACATGTTGAAAATCAATAATTTTGATAGCCTATAAGCAAATATTATAAGTTTGGTTTATACTTTGTTGAGACCATTATAGTTAATAACTATTATTTGGTGAAAAATTACTCCCCAACGCCT
The DNA window shown above is from Sphingobacterium hotanense and carries:
- a CDS encoding GntR family transcriptional regulator, whose amino-acid sequence is MQRSSGTPLYKKVFEELKSKIDSGYYEIGDLLPSENDLCKMYFTTRPTVRQALGDLSNLGYIVRQHGKGSIVSEPKNGLGILSLKGSTAGVGKHDLRTSMITKPVRRPWPEKFDFELSAEEKELGSVYLSRLRYVDGLPTLFEETYISDKNLPRFTMHNLAKNSLFDILKNYHQVEVKEGEQRIWAIEASLELAKMFDIEANKPVLHMKRRLKTNTKNLFIYSFLYCNTQDFFIQDYF
- a CDS encoding YciE/YciF ferroxidase family protein, which translates into the protein MAKQKDTSKQANAHLHELFVDELRDILGAERQLLKGLKKMENAAQSEQLKDAFKTHYQQTEGQIERLKSVFEELGMSARGKKCKAMEGLLAEAEEIIEEFQDDADVIDAALIAAAQKVEHYEIASYGCVVTYAKLMGHKQAQETLFQTLEEEKQTDSLLTDIALSSANKK
- the katG gene encoding catalase/peroxidase HPI, giving the protein MEHSNGDISKCPFHNGTLKATGSAGRGTQNKDWWPNQLPLHILKQHSEKSNPMGSDFDYAEAFKSLDLEALKQDLKQLMTDSQDWWPADFGHYGPLFIRMAWHSAGTYRVQDGRGGAGAGQQRFAPLNSWPDNVSLDKARRLLWPIKQKYGRQISWADLIILTGNMALESMGFKTIGFAGGRPDVWEPDMDVYWGSERTWLGGDLRYTQGSQGVVEGRGVVSSDDNADGEIHSRDLENPLAAVQMGLIYVNPEGPDGNPDPAASAFDIRDTFSRMAMNDEETLALIAGGHTFGKTHGAASAEHVGPEPEAADLEMQGLGWKNSFGTGNAGDTITSGLEVTWTSKPTEWSNLFLTYLYGFEWELTKSPAGAHQWVAKGTGNIIPDAHDPSKKHRPTMLTSDIALRVDPIYEKIGRRFLDNPDEFADAFGKAWFKLTHRDMGPKERYLGPDVPQEVFVWQDPIPEVTHELVTQGDIAQLKQQILGLGLSVAELVGTAWASASTFRGSDKRGGANGARIRLEPMKNWEVNNPIQLDKVLKALENLQSEFNATGKTISFADLIILAGAAGIEQAARNAGKDLSVPFNPGRGDAPQEMTDVASLKWLEPIADGFRNYRKLPNKDVSTEELLIDKAQLLQLTAPELTVLLGGLRSININYDNSNNGILTDRPGQLTNDFFINLLDMGTQWKAMDESKEIYLGSDRKTGDPRWTATRADLVFGSNSELRAVAEVYASADAQDKFYEDFVDAWNKVMNADRYDLK